The candidate division WOR-3 bacterium genomic interval GAGAAACGCCGTTCCGCTTCAGGTAGGAAGGGACCAGCGTGTTCAGCCACAGCGGTGAGTACAATCGCGCTTGTGGAGTGAAGTCACCAACAGAGCGGCCAAGAACGACCTGCGTGCACCCGCCCGGCAATGCACCTCCACTGAATGGACGGTCCGCCAGCAACTGAATCTCCAAATCCGGTGCCAAGGCCGGAATCCGCTTGGCAAGCTCAAGAACGTAATGGCCAATCCCGGTCATCGGACGCACGGCACGACGTGCGTCGAGAGCGACTTTCGGTCGCGTCACGCTAGCTGACAGACGCGTTCGCAGGCACGACCGACTCCGGGACTCACTAGACGCATTATACCGGCGAAGCCCTACGGGTCAACGCGCAATGGGGACATCGAGACCTCCAAGACAGCACGCGGCTAGAATCCTAACTCGCCCGCGACTCAGGTCTGCCACCCGAGTCCCTCTCGTATGACCTGGAGAACCTCCTCAGCCGCTCGGCGGTAGCTGAACAACCTGGCGCGGACAAGGCCCGCTTCCGCCATCAAAGAGAGCTCCGAGATACTCCCGAGCAACCTTCTGAGCCCCTCGGATAGGGACATCGCGTCGCCGGCGTGGAAGTAGCGCGCAGCATCTCCGCCAACTTCCGGCAGGCTCGACGAATCACTACTCAGAACTGGACACCCGCATGCCATCGACTCAAGCACGGGTAGACCGAAGCCTTCGTAGGTAGATGGATACACGGAGAACATCGCTCCGGAGTACAACGCAGGCAGCAGGCCATCATCTACCCTACCGACGTACCTGACACGTCCTGACTTCTCGTGATCCTGTATCCGCTCCAGAATCCTCCGGCTCTTCCAGCCTGTGCCACCCGCGAGGACAAGCTGTGGTGCCTCCGGAACGGACTCAATGGCTCGCAGCAGGGTCAGGTGGTCCTTCCTCGGTTCGATCGTACTGACGCACAAGATGTAGTCCCGAGTCAACCCGAGTTCGCCCTCTACCACATCCTTTGCCTCGCGCCGCGGCACCGGGCGGCACCAAGACGGAGCCGCAGCATACACCACACGCATCCGGTCACTGCCCACCCCGAGGTAACGATGGACTTGGCTGGCAGTTGAGTGCGAATCGGCCACCACAACGTCGGCAGCCCGGGCCTCGAGGCCCAACATGAGCCGCATACGGAGCCACGCCCAGAAACGCATGCTCTCTGGCTTCACGTATGGCACCAAGTCGTGCACAGTAAGAACCCGGAAGCACCGGTGTCTCGCAGCGATTGGTAGATTGGTCGGCTGGCTCCAGTAGGCGTCAACTCTGTCCGCGGCCAGCGCGTCCGGTAAGACGACTTGCGCCCAGATGCTCGGACGTCGTGACAGCCCGGCAGACACTACCCGCAAACGGCAGTTTCCAGAACACATCGGTACCGCAATCGGCATAGGGGAGTAAAGCAGGAACTCGGTTGCCGGAGCCAGCGCCTGCATCTCTTCCAGGATGTTGCTTAGATAGCGGCCAACGCCCGCACTTTCGTACGCGAACGGAACAGCGTCAATGCCGATGCGCATCAGTCACCATCCCGAATGGACGGCACCGGAACTTCCTGTCGGGCGCAAAGCGCGTGCCTCGCTGCCGTCCTACCGCACGGTCTTCGACCTGGGTCAGGTCGACCAAGGCATGCGACTGAGCCTCTTGGGAACATGTTGCTGCGCAGTATAGTGCACTCACAATTGTGGTCAACAACCGCGCGAGGCGGAATTGACAGACGCTGAGCCCAGGCTATCATCCGTCCCATCGGCATTCATGGATTGGCCGCAAAGCCCCGACTGGCAATTGTGACGACCGTGGCGAGGGCTGATTTCTGCGAACCACTGCGGTGGCTTGATGCGTTTGAAGTGTGGCACTTCTACGGCGAGCTTGCCCCAGACATCCGCAAGGACAGACTGAGCGGGCACTACATGAGATTCAGGAGCACGCCCGAACTGCTACTTGGTCTGCTCAAGGTCAGACCGGATATCATCCAAGGGTCGGAACCCTACGATTTCCCTCCCGGCTTCAGACTCTCGTGCGCAGCGATGCTGGCGGCCGGCCTGTTGAGGAAGCCATTCTACTTTCCCACATTCGAGAACATCCGTCCAGACGTCAAGTACGCACGCAGACGCGGCCTTCCGGTCGGGATCGTGCTCGCCCCCCTGCTCCGTTCATTCCTATCTCTCTACTCGTACAAGAGCGCGGCGGTGTTCGCCGGCAATGAGGGTGCAGTGCGCAACCTGCGCGCTGCTCATGTTCCGGCCGGCCGAATCAGACGCGAACTCTATGCTACATGGGGCGTGGACCTGCGACTATTCAATCCAGATGGTCCTCTCGCCGCCGTACCAGAGGGCAGTGAAGTCATCCTCTTTGTGGGCCGACTGGTTGAACAGAAGGGTGTGCGACAGCTTCTGCGTGCATTCCAGCTCATCAAGGAAAGCCAGCCGGAAGCGACATTGGCCTTCATCGGAGATGGCCCGCTAGCCCGGGAGATCACCGAGTTCGCGCGATCGCATGGCATCGATAACCGAGTGCAGTTGCTCGGATCCCTCCCGAACTGTGACCTGCCGCACTACTTCAGAGCTGCCAAGGTCGTCGTCGTCCCGTCACTGACTGTGCCCACGTGGGCCGAGCAGGTAGGTATGGTGAGTATCCAAAGCATGGCCTGCGGCACTCCGGTCGTCACGACCCGGTCGGGGTCCATTTCTGAGTTCATCGAGGATGGGGTCTCCGGACTACTAGTGCCGGAACGCGACCCGAGAGCGCTTGCGGACGCAGTGCTTCGACTGCTGTGTGACGAACCCTTCAGGAACAGCCTGGCGATCTCTGGACGCGCGTACGCCGAGCGACACTATGACGCGGCCGCCAACGTGGCAATAGTGCAGGACGTACTGCTGCGACTGCTGCCACGCGCACGGCGAGGGTAGACATGACATCGTGCAACATCGGCAGAGCAGCTCCCGTACGGCGCTTGATGGCACAACTACCTCTCGATCTAGTGCCATGAGACTGCTGATCAGCGCACCGTTCGACGCCAGTGCAGATGCTGGCATCTCGCTCTACGTCCGCAGAGTCATCCCTCACTTGGCGACTCGCTGCCAGCTTACCGTCCTCACGCCTAATCCGAAGCTTCTGTCAGAGTGCGGACGGGTCATCGCCATCCCGGAGAACGTCCGGTTCCGCATCCGGAGACTTACCTGGGTTCTGACGAGACTTCGCGCGTACTGCAACGGAAGCTACGATGCTCTGCTTTGCCTGACGCCAGCCGTCCCAATTGCGGCTCCGTTGCCAGCGATAGCTGTCGTTCATGACCTAACCCCCCTGAAGGTACGCGAACTGAACCCGATCACTGAGAAGGTATCGTTCTGGGCCGGACTCCAGACCCTGCGTTGCGCTGACTGGGTTGTCACTGACTCACATAGCACGCTGGAAGACCTCGCTGCAGCGAGCATCCTGCCCCGGCAGAGGATAACGGTCGGCTACTGCGGCCCTGGATTGCTGCCTTCCAACGCAGCGGCCGACTACGCCAAGCAGTTCATCCCTTACATCCTGTATGTGGGTAGCCACGCCCCGCACAAGAACGTCATCCGGCTGATCCGGTCATTCGCACGTGTTGTCGGTACACGGAACCTGAAGCTCGTTCTGGTGGGCGACGGCAGCATCGAACAACTGAGCCACGCCGCACGCGCGATCTCAGAAGAGGGCCTGCAATCACGCGTCACGCTGCTGAACCGAGTCCCAGACGCGCATTTGTCGAGCCTGTACAAACATTGTCAACTACTGGCCTGTCCCTCTCTCTACGAGGGATTCGGACTTCCGGTCCTGGAGGCAATGCTGCACGGAGCGCCAATCGTTTGCAGTTCCGTATCGAGCCTGCCGGAAGTGGCTGGAGATGCCGCCATACTATTCGACCCGCTATCAGTCCAGGACATTGCCGACAAACTGCAGGCACTGCTGGACAACCCCGCTCTGGCGACACGGTTGAGCGAGGCCGGCCGCCACAGGGCGGACCTTTTCACCTGGGAGCGCACGGCTTCGGCAATCTACGAAAGCGTCTCCGCATTGTCAGCCCCCTCCGGGCGAAAGCGCTGACTCGGAATCGCGGGCTGCGAACTCTCAAGCCTCTCGAGGCACAAGCACATTCCTATGAGAAGCCCAAGAGCCATGAAGGCTCCATGCTGCCAGATGATGCAGTCGAACAACCCGTGCCCGGCGAACGAGATCAGTGCCGCGCCCAGACCCACTGCCAGCCAATTCCGCCCTACGCATGTCGGCCTTCGTACGATTCGATCCACACGCGCGAACGCTCCGCCGAACAGCCACCAGAAGCAGACGCTCCCTACGATGCCAAGGTCCGCGAGGAGCTCCAAGAAGAGGTTGTGGCTATTGAAGCGTACCGCGTACCAAGTCGGTTCCGGCCAGCCGTAGAACTGCTTCACAAACCTGAAGTTCTCCAAACCGACGCCCAGTAGCCAGTTATCTTTGAATACCACCCAAGCGTACCTCCAAAGCAGAAGCCTGCCTAGCAGTGACGGGTCGCCGGTCGATGTGGCCTCAACTCTGCTAGCGAGAGCCCCGTGCAATACGTCCAGTGACAGCAGCAGAACGAGCACGGCTGCGGTTGGCAGAATCAGCCAGAAGGACCGCGTGCGGGCGATCACATAGACAAATGCCAGCCCGAATCCCAGCCAAGCTCCACGGGATTTGGTGTAGACCAGCACGACTACAAGCAGGAGCGCCGCCACGAACAGCAGTGCACGGGTGACGTTCCGGCGCGCGTCCAAGGCCGCGCCGAGCGCGACCAGCGTGAATGCCGCTGCGTGCGCTCCCACCGCGTTCAGGTTGACGGAGGAGTGACCAACGATGAACCCCTTGCCGACCGAACCCAGCCCGACCTGAGTCGCTACAAGTGGGAACGCCAGACACATCACCGCGTAGCTGGTCAACACCACGTAGACGATCTGCCGGAGCTCACCAATCGACCTGGGGACATCGACAGCCAGCCAAACGAGTAGCAACACCTGGACCGCAAGCACGGAGTAGCTGACCACGAAGTGGGACTGCCGCCCGTGAGCGTAGGCATTCAGCAGTGCAAGCCCCACGCACACGCCAAGCAGGACAAGCGCCGTGCGGTGCCAAGCTGTGGCTCTGTTCGCGGACGATTCCCGGTGTGCATCGATGAATGTAGTAGCTCGCAGGAACACAATCAGTCCCAGCACCACCCCGTACATTACGAAGCTCATGAAGCTATAGGGAATGAGCTCAAGAGCGGTCAGCGGCAGAACTGCAACGAAGTACGCAAGCAGCCGTGTATCAGACTTGAAGCACAGAGCGAGCACCGCAAGCTGGAAGGGAGCAATCAGAAACACAAGGGAGAGCCTAGCGTCAAAGAGCCAGACAGCGACCCCGGCACCGACCAAACAAACGGCCTCCGCGGCAAGAAACCAGTGCAGCCGGCGCCCAGAAAGGCCGCCAGTGCTGTGCAGAACGTACTCAGACATTGACTCTCCGCATTGCGGCCCTCAAGGTCTGGAGGTCCTCGGGCCGCACGCCGCCGAGTAGCACCAGAAACATGATGTACGCAGGTAGGGCGATCGCGATGGCTGCCCACGGGTGCCAGCGAGCGCTGAACGCTGCTGCCAAGGCCGCGGAACTCGCAGCAAAGAGAGCTCGCACAAGGGACGACGTCACACTGGTGGGACGCCCGCCCGCGGGCATCCAGTAACAGCTTGCCAGCAGAAAAACCATGCCGGCGGCCTCAGCGACCGAGAGTGCCACGGCCGCTCCCAATGCTCCCAGCCTTGGAATCAACAAGAAGTTCAGGACAAGACTGACTGCCACGCTGATGGCAGCCTGCCTAGTGACCATACGCTGTCGGTCGCTCGCAAACAGCATGCTGCTGAGCATCGAGTTCATCGTGGCACATGCTCCCCACCACACCAACGCCATCATTACCCGCACCGACCCCTCATAGCCCGGGCCGTACAGGACCCCGATCACGGGCCCGGCCAGCGCGAGCCCCAATACGGCTTGAGGGATTGCCATATCAAGGATCAGGCTAAGGGCGCGTCCGGCGGCGCCGGGCCAGCGTGACGGTTCGGATGTGAACACTCTCGAAATGACGGGGTACACCGCGCCCGCAAATGATGCGCCCAGGAAGCCTACACCGGCCACTAGTCTGTAGGCCGCCCCGAATTCACCCACGGCCTTCTCACCAGCGATCTTAGACAAGATGGTCGACCCGCTCCAGTAGTAGAACGCCACCAGAATTGAGGCGATGCCAAAAGGGACGGCGCTACGCAGCATCGGTAGCCACCGCCTAACGCCAAGGTCAAGAGACAGGGGTGCAAACTTCCACCACACGACAATCGACACCGCCAGAGCCGCAAGCGAGCTGGCCAAGGCAAGCACAAGCGCGTAGCCTGCAACGGTGGACGTATGCCTAGCCAGAAGCAGAGCACCCGCGATCATCACTGCGGTCTGCCCCCCCCTGGCCAGCGCGGTGTAGGAGTTGTGTTCGAATCCCTGCAAGACGCTGGTGTAGAAGAGGAGCACGCCCCCAGTGATGACAGTTGTGGAACAGATGGCGACGACATGCACGGTGGAAGCGGGGTACGCCAGCAACGCTGCTGCTGCCACCACGATGAATGCCACTGCGGTCGAGGCGAGCAGTCTGATCGTGATTCCCCTGTTTACGAGACCATGAGCGACCGAACGGTCCCGGGCTATCTCTCTGATTGCCAGCGTACCTATCCCCAAGTCGGACAGAACTGAGAACATGCTCACGAAAGCCAAGCTGAACGAAAGGACCCCGAATTGCGCGACTCCCAAGTGGCGTGCGGCGAGCGCGAAGAAGACGAGCGACACGAAGCGACCGGCCACGTCGGCAAGCGCGAGGAAGAAAGTGTTGCTGAGGATGGACCCGCGGCGCTGCCCTGCGCCTGGGCTGCGCTCAGGGCACATCGGCCGTGCCACGGGTCCGCTTCCTTCCCCGTAGACGCGCGCCGACTCGCCGAGACTCCGCCCAGAGCTGTGCCCATCCGCCGTACTCAGTAGGTTTGTTGAGTCTCAAGTCATCAAAGTACTCGGCGCCGAAGGCAAAGACGCACCCGGCGGCCAAACCGAAGAAGAAGACAACAATCACGATTCTGGACCGAATCGGGAAACTGCGACGCTCAGGAGGACGGGCGTAGTCCAATACGGTCAGCGCAGGTGCATCGCGAGCCTCAAGAATCCTGGCGTACTCGTACTGCTCGTATAGCGCCGCGTACGCTTCTTGTTGGATCCTGAAGTTCAAGTACTTGCGGGCGAACTGGGCGGCAACCGCCGGCAGGTACTCGAATGATACGCCGAAGCCAACCCCAAAACCGCTGCTTCCGCTACCCCGCTCCAGCTTGCGCAACTCATCACGTGAAGCGGCTATCTGACGGCTGAGATTGTCAACGTAGGGGTTATCATCGTTCGCCCTGGACCTGGCGGCTTCGTACTCCGCCTCTTGCACGCTAAGTTCGGACCTGAGTTTCGCGTAGGCATTGATGGCGGCCTTGGTTTCCTCCTCTACTGAGGCCACCTTGTTGGCCTCCTGGAATACCCTCAGTGATTCGCCGGCAGCCGCGAGACCCGTGTCCATCTGACCAAGCCGCTTCTCGATGAAAACCCTCATGTTGCGCCCACGGCCGATGTTTGAGTGGCGCAGGAAGCTGTCAAGCTCGGCAACAAACGTGTTCGCCACCCGTGCCGCGAGTTGGCGGGAGTTCGCCTCAACGGCTATCCTGACAATCCCGTCGTTTGAGGCCGTGAATCTCGCCATGTCCTTCAGCTTGCGCACCAGCTTCTCGGGCGTGGGCTCGCGCATCCGGTAGTAGGTGGCAATACTGCAACGCTCCGCAACATTTTGCATCACGGTTCTGCTACCAAGTATCCCCACGGTCAGGTCGGAACTCGACGTAGTACCCATCAGTCCGGCCTTCAGTTTGCCCAGACTGCCGCCCGCCCCTCCACCCAGCAAGCTTGTGAGGCCGAAAATGTCGGGTTCGTCACTCGGTGGCAGAAGCTGAGCGGCAGCCGTGTACCGCTGCGGGAGCAAGAAGCTGACGACAATCGCCAGCGCGGTCAGAGTCACCGTATTCCAAAAGATGAGACGGCGCCACTTGAGGATGACGCTGAGATACTTGACCAGTCTATTCACGCTGGAAGTCTAGGAAACCAAGCGGCAAAGTCAATTCGCTACGGAACAGCCCAAGGACGGAGATCCGAGTCTACCACCAAGACACCAAGTCACAAAGAGGGCCCGGGTGACATTGTCCTGCGTCTGCATGGCGTATTGGCAGTTGTTTGTCGGCTCTCGGGTTGCAGAAGGAACCGGCGAAGTGCTGCCGCGATGCGGGCAGACGCACGGCCGTCGCCGAAGGGATTGTGGGCGCACGCCATCTTGCGATACGCAGATCCGGAGTGAAGCAGCTTCTCTGCCCAAGACAAGATCGCCTCGGGGTCCGTACCAACGAGCTTCGCGGTCCCAGCTTCAACCGCCTCGGGCCGTTCGGTCACATCTCGCATCACCAACACGGGCTTGCCCAAGGCCGGGGCTTCTTCCTGAATGCCGCCCGAGTCGGTCAGGATCAGATATGACCGTTCCATGAGCCTGACAAACGGCAGATACTCCAGCGGCTCGATCAGGTGCACTCTCGCCACGCCTCCCAGAATGGAGCGCACCGGCTTCCTGACACTCGGATTGAGGTGAACCGGGTAGACAATGTCGATGTCCGCGTTCCTCGCAACCAATGCCCTCAGAGCCCGGCAGATGTGCTCGAAGCCCTTCCCGAAGCTCTCTCTTCTGTGTGCCGTTACCAGAACCACCCGCTGCCGCGGGGCGATGTCGTCCAGCACGGGAAGACTGCACTCCGCTTTGCTCACACGCGTAGCTTTGAGAGCATCCACCACTGTGTTCCCGGTCACATGAATCCGCGAACGTGTTACCCCCTCGGCAAGGAGATTCCGCTTCGCTGCCTGGGTTGGCGCAAAGTGCAGGTCGGCAATGCCGCTGATCAATCGCCGGTTCATCTCCTCCGGGAAGGGCGAGTCCGTGTTACCAGTCCTGAGCCCGGCCTCAACATGTCCAACCGGGACTTGCTGATAGAACGCCGCCAGGGCAGCAGCGAAAGCGCTGGTGGTATCTCCTTGCACTATCACTATGTCCGGTCGGACGCGTCGCAGTAGTAGTTCGACTCCAAGCAGCACCTTAGCAGTCACATCGGCAAGAGACTGGCACGGCTTCATCAGGTCAAGGTCGTAGTCCGGCTTGATGTTGAAGACACGCAGCACCTGGTCCAGCATATGTCGGTGCTGGCCCGTCACGAGTACGACGGGTTCGAGCTCCCTGGAATGACGAGTAAGCTCTTGGATGACCGGCGCCAGCTTGATGGCCTCGGGTCTGGTCCCGAAGCAGAACATCACTCGCCGCTTCATCTGATGCTTGTCTGCAGACTGTGTCTTGGCCGGCACTTCTTCAATCTGCCTTCTGGCTTCTGACTTCTGAGTTCGCCCGTTCCTTGTCAATGCGCTTCTCCCCAACTGCACCCCACTCCGGTTTCGACGACAAGCGGCACGTCCAACTTCCAGGCATGCTCCATCTCGTACCGGATGACATCGTGTGCAGCATCCTGCTTGGCTTCGAGGACTTCAAACACTAACTCA includes:
- a CDS encoding flippase; amino-acid sequence: MARPMCPERSPGAGQRRGSILSNTFFLALADVAGRFVSLVFFALAARHLGVAQFGVLSFSLAFVSMFSVLSDLGIGTLAIREIARDRSVAHGLVNRGITIRLLASTAVAFIVVAAAALLAYPASTVHVVAICSTTVITGGVLLFYTSVLQGFEHNSYTALARGGQTAVMIAGALLLARHTSTVAGYALVLALASSLAALAVSIVVWWKFAPLSLDLGVRRWLPMLRSAVPFGIASILVAFYYWSGSTILSKIAGEKAVGEFGAAYRLVAGVGFLGASFAGAVYPVISRVFTSEPSRWPGAAGRALSLILDMAIPQAVLGLALAGPVIGVLYGPGYEGSVRVMMALVWWGACATMNSMLSSMLFASDRQRMVTRQAAISVAVSLVLNFLLIPRLGALGAAVALSVAEAAGMVFLLASCYWMPAGGRPTSVTSSLVRALFAASSAALAAAFSARWHPWAAIAIALPAYIMFLVLLGGVRPEDLQTLRAAMRRVNV
- a CDS encoding glycosyltransferase family 4 protein; protein product: MRIGIDAVPFAYESAGVGRYLSNILEEMQALAPATEFLLYSPMPIAVPMCSGNCRLRVVSAGLSRRPSIWAQVVLPDALAADRVDAYWSQPTNLPIAARHRCFRVLTVHDLVPYVKPESMRFWAWLRMRLMLGLEARAADVVVADSHSTASQVHRYLGVGSDRMRVVYAAAPSWCRPVPRREAKDVVEGELGLTRDYILCVSTIEPRKDHLTLLRAIESVPEAPQLVLAGGTGWKSRRILERIQDHEKSGRVRYVGRVDDGLLPALYSGAMFSVYPSTYEGFGLPVLESMACGCPVLSSDSSSLPEVGGDAARYFHAGDAMSLSEGLRRLLGSISELSLMAEAGLVRARLFSYRRAAEEVLQVIREGLGWQT
- a CDS encoding glycosyltransferase; translation: MARADFCEPLRWLDAFEVWHFYGELAPDIRKDRLSGHYMRFRSTPELLLGLLKVRPDIIQGSEPYDFPPGFRLSCAAMLAAGLLRKPFYFPTFENIRPDVKYARRRGLPVGIVLAPLLRSFLSLYSYKSAAVFAGNEGAVRNLRAAHVPAGRIRRELYATWGVDLRLFNPDGPLAAVPEGSEVILFVGRLVEQKGVRQLLRAFQLIKESQPEATLAFIGDGPLAREITEFARSHGIDNRVQLLGSLPNCDLPHYFRAAKVVVVPSLTVPTWAEQVGMVSIQSMACGTPVVTTRSGSISEFIEDGVSGLLVPERDPRALADAVLRLLCDEPFRNSLAISGRAYAERHYDAAANVAIVQDVLLRLLPRARRG
- a CDS encoding glycosyltransferase family 4 protein — its product is MRLLISAPFDASADAGISLYVRRVIPHLATRCQLTVLTPNPKLLSECGRVIAIPENVRFRIRRLTWVLTRLRAYCNGSYDALLCLTPAVPIAAPLPAIAVVHDLTPLKVRELNPITEKVSFWAGLQTLRCADWVVTDSHSTLEDLAAASILPRQRITVGYCGPGLLPSNAAADYAKQFIPYILYVGSHAPHKNVIRLIRSFARVVGTRNLKLVLVGDGSIEQLSHAARAISEEGLQSRVTLLNRVPDAHLSSLYKHCQLLACPSLYEGFGLPVLEAMLHGAPIVCSSVSSLPEVAGDAAILFDPLSVQDIADKLQALLDNPALATRLSEAGRHRADLFTWERTASAIYESVSALSAPSGRKR
- a CDS encoding O-antigen ligase family protein, producing MSEYVLHSTGGLSGRRLHWFLAAEAVCLVGAGVAVWLFDARLSLVFLIAPFQLAVLALCFKSDTRLLAYFVAVLPLTALELIPYSFMSFVMYGVVLGLIVFLRATTFIDAHRESSANRATAWHRTALVLLGVCVGLALLNAYAHGRQSHFVVSYSVLAVQVLLLVWLAVDVPRSIGELRQIVYVVLTSYAVMCLAFPLVATQVGLGSVGKGFIVGHSSVNLNAVGAHAAAFTLVALGAALDARRNVTRALLFVAALLLVVVLVYTKSRGAWLGFGLAFVYVIARTRSFWLILPTAAVLVLLLSLDVLHGALASRVEATSTGDPSLLGRLLLWRYAWVVFKDNWLLGVGLENFRFVKQFYGWPEPTWYAVRFNSHNLFLELLADLGIVGSVCFWWLFGGAFARVDRIVRRPTCVGRNWLAVGLGAALISFAGHGLFDCIIWQHGAFMALGLLIGMCLCLERLESSQPAIPSQRFRPEGADNAETLS
- a CDS encoding UDP-N-acetylglucosamine 2-epimerase (non-hydrolyzing), translating into MFCFGTRPEAIKLAPVIQELTRHSRELEPVVLVTGQHRHMLDQVLRVFNIKPDYDLDLMKPCQSLADVTAKVLLGVELLLRRVRPDIVIVQGDTTSAFAAALAAFYQQVPVGHVEAGLRTGNTDSPFPEEMNRRLISGIADLHFAPTQAAKRNLLAEGVTRSRIHVTGNTVVDALKATRVSKAECSLPVLDDIAPRQRVVLVTAHRRESFGKGFEHICRALRALVARNADIDIVYPVHLNPSVRKPVRSILGGVARVHLIEPLEYLPFVRLMERSYLILTDSGGIQEEAPALGKPVLVMRDVTERPEAVEAGTAKLVGTDPEAILSWAEKLLHSGSAYRKMACAHNPFGDGRASARIAAALRRFLLQPESRQTTANTPCRRRTMSPGPSL